ACCTCACCGCGCTTCGTGCGGTGATGGCCCATATTGAAACCCAGAATGTGGATCGGATTGTCTGCTTGGGCGATGTTGTCGGCTATGGCCCTCGGCCCTGCGAATGCCTGGACCTCGTGATGGGCTTCGATTTTTGTGTCCTGGGCAACCATGACAGCAGCGCGATGTTCGATCCCGAAGGGTTCAATGCGGCTGCCGAACAAGCGATTTTCTGGACACGCACTCAGCTGGAAAACACTGCTGGTGACGAGCAGGTCGGTGACGATGGGATGACGCCTTCGCGTCGCCGCATGAATTTTCTCTGCAAGTTGCCTCGAACCGTTCGTGAGAGCAACGCGCTATTCGTGCATGGTTCACCTCGCGGGCCGACGAATGAATATGTGATGCCCGAAGATATTCAGAACAGCAAGAAGATGGAAAAGCTGTTCTCGTTGGTTCCCGGCATTTGTTTTCAGGGGCATACCCATGTCCCGGGTGTCTTTACGACCGATTCAATGTTCGTCCGTCCCGACCGAATCGAAGGCTCGTACGACATCAGCGATAGTAGCCAGCGTTTGATGATCAATGTTGGTAGTGTCGGTCAGCCGCGAGACTTAGATCCTCGCAGTTGTTACGTCGTGATGGACGATGAAAAGTCGATCACATACCACCGGGTTGAGTACGACATCGAAGAAACCGTGTCGCAAATCGAATCCGAGCCCGAGCTGGATAATTTTCTAGGTTATCGACTTCGCGAAGGTCGGTAGTTCGCGTTGTCACACCGGTAGTGGGCGAGGCGACGAGCCGTGTCTCGTGTGTTGATTCAAGCAACCGACGCTAGCGCGTTAACGGCTCAGTTTAGATTGTCCCTAAGCCGCAAAGGCGCTAGCCGCGGTTGTGTGTGCTGCACGCGGTAGTGGGCAAGGCGACGAGCCGTGTCCCGT
The Stieleria sp. JC731 genome window above contains:
- a CDS encoding metallophosphoesterase family protein; this encodes MTRTAILSDIHGNLTALRAVMAHIETQNVDRIVCLGDVVGYGPRPCECLDLVMGFDFCVLGNHDSSAMFDPEGFNAAAEQAIFWTRTQLENTAGDEQVGDDGMTPSRRRMNFLCKLPRTVRESNALFVHGSPRGPTNEYVMPEDIQNSKKMEKLFSLVPGICFQGHTHVPGVFTTDSMFVRPDRIEGSYDISDSSQRLMINVGSVGQPRDLDPRSCYVVMDDEKSITYHRVEYDIEETVSQIESEPELDNFLGYRLREGR